GCGGCGGGACCAAGGGGAAATTATCCGGAAACTGAAAGTGCCGACGTGCCCCCTTCTCCAACACCTTACCATCTGCTGAGCGAAGCCCCCAGTGCGCTCAGACAGCAGAAATTTGGGTTGGGAtaaggcttggggggcagaggggaggggcaagTAGCCCCTCATGGACAGTGATCTAGGAGCATATAAATGAGGCTGGAGAGAGAGCTCTCCACGTCAGGACTGCCTcattctcctccaactcctcttcttcttcctcctctatccTCCTGGTACAGCAGGTGAGgtctccctgcccatagggagagtgagagatagagagggaagagttagggattttggatggtctgtgctgggtcactaggggagagtcaggatggagaggggagagtcaggggtgttggatggtccattctaGGACACCGGGAGAGAGtcagaatggagaggggagagtcaggggggttggatggtctgtggtgggtcactgggggagaatcaggatggagaggggagagtcaggggtgttgggtggtctgtgctgggtcactggcatgagggtgaaggaaggagaggggagaggcaggggtatttgagggtccatgctgggtcattgggagagagtcagggtggagatgggagaggcaggagtgtgGGATGGTcattgctgggtcactggagaaagtcagggataataataataatagtaataataatggtatttgttaagtgcttactacgtgccaggcactatactaggtgctggggtggatacaagcaaacgggatggatacagtctcaatccccattttacagatgagataactgaggcaagagaaattcagtgacttacccaaagggaCCCGGCAGATAAGCggtagagccggtattagaacccatgaccttctgactcccaggcccgtactctatccactacattacGGAtgcagagggaagagtcaggggggttggagagtcaggggtggagaggggaaagtcaggggagtgggatggtccatgctgggtcactggggagagtcaaggtggagaggggagaggggagaggggtgtggtCTGTCATCCAGGAGGCCCTAACCCTGTATCCTGgggcccctgggagtcagaggtcatgggtttgaatcctagctctgccacttgtcagctgtgtgactgtgggcaagtcgcttaacttctctgggcctcagttacctcatctgtaaaatggggattaagagacggACTCCTGCGGGGCTGACCAGAGCCTCGCTCGGGGGATGGGGGGTCTGGGCTGGAGTGGGGTTCTTGGGGTCACCTCCCTTCCacactcaccctccctccctccccccgcagcccccgctctGGCCATGGCTCTCTGGGTCACGGTCCTGCCCTTGCTGGCCCTCCTGGCACTCTCGATGCCCGCTCCCGGTGGGGCCTTCCCTAACCAGCACCTGTGTGGCTCTCACCTGGTGGAGGCTCTCTACCTGGTGTGCGGAGAAAAAGGCTTCTACTACATCCCCCGGGGCCGCAGGGATGCCGAGGAGCCTGTcggtgagtattcattcattcaatcgtatttagtgagctcttactttgtgaaaagcactgcactaggcgcttgacagagtacagtatcatcatcatcatcgtgatatttgttaagcgtttactatgtgccgggcaaagcatta
This portion of the Ornithorhynchus anatinus isolate Pmale09 chromosome 3, mOrnAna1.pri.v4, whole genome shotgun sequence genome encodes:
- the INS gene encoding insulin; this encodes MALWVTVLPLLALLALSMPAPGGAFPNQHLCGSHLVEALYLVCGEKGFYYIPRGRRDAEEPVVRGLLQNGLNDLEFPSDLQVGKRGIVEECCKGVCSMYQLENYCN